The DNA window CGGCTCCGCCAATTTTTTCCAGTGCTTTTGCCGTAGTTTCGGTAAACTCGTCGATATTCTGCCGCGTTCCGGGACCAGCACTCCGGCTACTTATAGTAGATACTATTTCAGCATATTTTACATCGGCAATTTTGTTAATTGCATAAACAATTGGAGTAGTAGCTTGTCCGGCACAAGTAACCATATTAACATTTTTGCAATTTAATTGTTCCTCCATAGTTACTGCAGGAACACAATAAGGACCAACTGCGGCAGGTGTCAGGTCAATAGCAATTTTACCATCTTGTTCTAATAAAGGAGCATGTTTTAAATGAGCTTTGGCACTGGTAGCATCAAAAACTATTTTAATATCTTTATTTCCTAAAATTGCTTTTATTCCTTCAGCACTAGTCTTCTTTCCATGCTTTCTGGCTAATGCCAGTCCTTCCGATTCCGGAATAATGCCAACAACTGTGTCAACATCAATATATTTACTTCGCATTAATTTA is part of the Carboxydothermus pertinax genome and encodes:
- a CDS encoding acetaldehyde dehydrogenase (acetylating), producing the protein MSNKIKAAIIGPGNIGMDLMFKLMRSKYIDVDTVVGIIPESEGLALARKHGKKTSAEGIKAILGNKDIKIVFDATSAKAHLKHAPLLEQDGKIAIDLTPAAVGPYCVPAVTMEEQLNCKNVNMVTCAGQATTPIVYAINKIADVKYAEIVSTISSRSAGPGTRQNIDEFTETTAKALEKIGGADKGKAIIILNPAEPPIMMRNTIYTRVANPDAPGIIEAIEEMVEKIKKYVPGYRLKVPPIIDGDKITTIIEVEGEGAYLPKYAGNLDIITAAAVAFADEVAKKLLAEEQAKEVRANG